The DNA window AAGAAGTATTAAAATGTGTTGATAATGGAGGGATAAGATTGTTTTCATAGTAACAGATTTAATTTAAAAATTTAACATTGTCATAAATGACATTATAAACAGTAAAAATAGAAATTAACTTTGAATTATCATATATGACAAGTTGGAGAAATCAGAAATTTTAAAATCAGTAGGAAATAAGATTAAGGAGATAAGACTAAGTAAAGGTTTTTCTCAGCTTGATCTTGTAGGAAAAATGGAGGGTAATATTGATGTAACTAATATTTCAAGAATAGAACAAGGAAGAACTAATCCTACTGTTTATACCCTTTTCAGAATTGCAGATGCTTTGGAAATTCATCCTAAGGAATTCTTTGATATAGAAATTACAGAAGCTTAAAAAGGCTATTTATATAATATCTTTATATTTTGATCTAAAGGATTTTCCATCCAATATCCCCTCTATGTTGAATCTACATGTGAGTCTCTAGGGTAAAATATACTATTACATTCATTACATTGCCATGATAATATGTACCAGATTTTGTGATCTTACTTATATAGGTGATTACAAAACTTGATACAATAATAAGATTTAATAAGAAATACCACCCTAAATTAATAAGGTGGCATTTTATTAAGCATTTTCTAGCTGTAGAGTATCAGCTACAAATTCTTCAAAATCCTCTGAGGAATCTACCTTTACTATCCTCAGCTTACCTACAAAATCACTAGCTTGCAATGTCTCTATAGCAGATAATTCCTTAGATATTGCCATGAAGTTAAATTGTCTTCCATACAAAGGATCTGATTCTATTTCATTAGCCTGAAACAGATATATACTTCCTTCATATATTCCCATTCTTTGAGCTACAGTACCACTAATAACAGTTTTACTAGGGATTTCTCCAGCAATGCCTATTAGAATTACAGGCATAAGCCCATTCTTATCTTCATTGGCTCTTTCAGATTTTAACATTTCAACCTTAGCTACAAATGATTTAAATTGTCTTTTCATAATTTATATATTTTTGAGTTAATACTCAAAATATGTTAGAGATGATGAAGAGTTGTGGGTGGCAGTGAGCCAGAGTAAAAAAAGATGAGGTGATTCTTAAGATGTAAAATAAATCAGAATATCTTTATTTCTGTCCAGAGAATTTATCTCAATAGGCTAGAGGGGGGTGGGGGAGTTTAGAAAATTTAGAAAGGGGGTACTTGATATGAGGGGAACCTATGTATAAACAACTCCTCAAAAAAAATTAAAATTTTAAAATTTAGGGCTAAGATTCCTTTTTGTAGTACTCTAAATAATAATATTTAGCTTTCCTTACTAAGATGTCTAGTTTATCCAGTGTAGAGTAATAATCTTCTTCATCTTCAAGTATAGAATGTTCAAATGCTAAAAAATCAGCCATATCATCAAATATATGTGTTGTTGGGTGGAAGCTTTCAGAGACATTAAATTTAAGCTGTATTCCATTGAGAATATATTCCAGTGTTATTTTTTTCTCATCCATTTCTGCAATTGTAGATATTTATACTTTAGAGGCTATGTAATTTATACTGATAAATACTAAGGATTAAAAAAATATTATTTTCTTCCCATATTACCCCTTATAGAGTCTATTAATATTAGCTCTTCTCCTTTGATTTTATAAATATATTCAGGATACATTGCATCATTAATTACAAAATCTTTAAAAGTGAATTTATCTAAGTTTTTTTTCTTGTATTCTTTAATAAAGTTCTTCCCTATCTTACTTTCATCAATAATATAAGTTGGCTTTAAATTAATATCACTATAGACTCCATAAGGGTTGTATACTTGTTTTACACCCCTTGGTTCTAAAGTAATATGTATCAATGTGTCTTTCTCTTGCTTGTCAAAAATTAACTCAAAGATGTACTTTTCATCTTTAGGGTTAATGAATGGTGTTTTCTTTTTTATCTCTTCATCTGTGGGAATAGGATTCTTTTTCTGATAATCAAGAACTACTTTATATAAGTCATCTTGCAAACCTGATTCTTGTTTACAGGATAAAAATATCAATCCTACCAGTACTAATAGCAGTTTTTTCATTCTGTTTTATTAAGATATTCTTTTGGAGGAGGAGGAGGAGCAGGGATTTCATATTCCTTTATAGGATAGAAGTACTTTCTTAAATCTCCTTTAGCTATAAGTTCTAAATGATTGACATCCTTGATTTTATACATAACACCCTTTTGATAATCATCACCATTGTAGGCTAATGGGTACTTTTCAATATCATTCTGCTTTAGCTTGTTGGGGGTTTTAATAAGTTGAAACTTTGGGTAATATGGCTCAGTAACAATAATTTTGCAACTGTCAGTATAAAAAGTTCCTTCTTTCTTTATCATAAAAGTAGGTTTAATAACATTTTCATATTTAACAGAAAGAATAATTAAGGTGTCATATCTGTTCAATACATAAAATAAACTTGCTTTTTTTGAAATTTCTTTATGTACTATATCAGTACTTTCTATGACTTTGTCATAGATTTCATCAGAAGTAAAATAAGGATTTTTTACCTCTTCTTTACAAGAATATAATAACATTAAGCCAAGTAGAGGAACTACTAATTTATTCATTTTCTTATATTACATTGTTGGGGCAGGTGGCATAGGTATTTCATACTCAGGGATTCTATGGAAGTACTTTGTTAGATTACCTTTATCTATTAACTCCAAATGGTTTAAATCTTTTATTTTATAAATTAGTCCTTTTTGATAATCACTCCCATCATAATAAGGATATTTTCCTTCATATTCTTTAATAGGTATAAGTTTATTATTTTCTTTTAAGAACTGAAATGTAGGTTTGTAAGGTTCAGTTACTATAATTTTATTTTTATTATATTTAAAATAACCTTCTTTTTTTATTGTTTGGGTTGGTTGTAGTATATCCTCATGTTCAGATGACATTACTATTAGTGTATCATATCTGTTGAAAACATAAAAGATGCTGTCAGCTTTGGAAATATCTTTTTTTGCTGTATCAACCCCCTCTATTACAGTTCTATATATTTCATCAGATGAAAAAATGTTGTTTTCATCTTGATTCTTACTGCAAGATGAAAAAAATAATAAAATAGAAAGATATATAATATTTCTCATAATTACTTTCCTAGATTTTTCAAATTAATTGTACTTGTACCTAAATCCTTTTTATATATGTCTTTGTTTCTCCAATGATACATCCATAAATTACTTTTTCCTTTGCTAGGAGCATAGTATAGGTAATGAGAGGGGTAATCTGTTTTTCCTGTAGTTCTATAATAATAATTATCTCCTCCTCTTGAAATACCATAATCTCCATTAGTTTGTCCATTTATAGGAGAAGGTCCATTAACATCTTTGTGGGAGTGGATGTTAAATAATGACTTTGAAGGAGACTGATTAAAAAAATTAGGAGGAGTAGAATCATCATCATGTCCTGTAAATACAGTATAAGAAACACCCTTTCCTACTTGAAAAGCTTCTAATCCCCATTCTACATCAGAATTTTTAGCTGCAAACATAAATACATTAGCAGCATCTGTAGGATTTGTTGTTCTTCCAAAATTAATACCTTTAGGATATCTAGGTTCAGCTAATCCATAATCAGTAGCTAGGCTACTAATAATACTTCCATCATTTGGTTTAGCTTTATCTACTATAACTGGAGCTGTATTTGTCACATTTCCTTTTTTGTCAGTAGCAAATAGTCTATCATCATTTCTTTTCTCACTTCCATCATTTGGGTCAACTCTGGTAACTGTACCATCCTGTAAAAGTTTAAAATCAGTAAAAACCTGCCTTCCATCAGGGTCAATATTACTTATAGGATTATTCATAACCATGTTATAAGGAGACCAACTGGAATATTCTTCACTCAATGGATCAGGAGAAAACCATCTCCCTGCTGTATCTAAGTAGGGTTGTGCATCTGGGTCACTCAAATCTATCTCCCTAAACTCTGTAATCTCTTTGGTTTTCTTATTGTACTTTATAGAACCAATATTAACTACTGTATCCATATCATGAAATTCCAGATATTTTCCTTTGCTCAGTGTTGCAATCTTAGGATAATAGCCATATTTTTTAAAAGGATTCCCAACAGCAATATTCTTTCTTCTTCTTTCTGCTTCCTCTGGAGTTAAAGTATCTCTGGTTTTAAGAACTTCATCCATATAAGGTCTACTTCTTTCTTCTTTAGTAAGTTTTACAGGATTAATCCATTTCTTTTCACTTGTTGGCTTAAGTTGGGTTTTCTTAACCTGAGCCTGTGTAATTCCAGTGAGAAGTACACATCCAGTCAGTACAATTCTTTTCATAGTCATTTGTTATTTTGTAAAGTTATTCATTAATTTTTTATTCTCATATTTATCTCTCTCAGTTCTAAGAGAAACAAGCCAGTCTAAATACATTTCCTCTGGCATTTGTCTGTAACCTATGTCATAAATATGTCCATATTCCTGTGTCATAAGCTCCATGAGTTCCTTTGCTGTAGAGTCTTTCTGCTGAATTATTTTCAGGTTTTGTGGATTGTCAGTTTTGAGATTGTATTTATCCATTAACTTAGTAAACTGCTCTTTATGTGTTTCAGCCCTAAGAATAAGAGCTTTGGCAAAATTGGGGTAAACCTCTATTGCCCTGTTTACAGCTTTTAATACAAATTCTCCATCATTGCCAGGGAAATTCCTATTGTAAGCCTGTGCTAAATCAAATAAGCACAATGCTAAACTTTCCTTATCATTCAAAGCCTTCATAAACACACCATTTTTAATGGCATCTAGGTGTATATATCCAGAAGCCATGAGCCATGAATCCTGAGGGAACATCCCACTGGTAAGCTCTGTATTGTACCATCCATCAGATTTAATCTGATGTTTAATGTACACATGATTAGGAGCTAAGGCTAAATTGGCTGTTTCTCCTAATTCTTCTGCCAAAATCTTATACAGGTAAGGCATAGAATTACAATTTCCTTTCTTGGTAGCCAACAATTTTGAAACAAACAAATTAGTAATATCATTATGCCCAAATACATCATTAAAATCATAATTGAAAGGCTTATACTGTATTACTGTATCTTTTACAGCAATAGGCAAAGTCTGGCACATAATAGAGTATATTGCTGCATATTTGCTTACTCTGTCTTTATCAGACTGTTTGTAGGTTAAATCCCTGTTAGCTACAATAGTTTTGGCAAACTTTGTTAAGAACCTGATTTCATTATTGAGCTGTACTGTGTCTAATTTCCCCTGATAATAAGCATTTTCCACACTGAATACAGCCTCTTTGAAGCTGTATTTTTGCTTATTATTCAGCATATTGTCAATGGTCTGGTAGGAATCATTGTAG is part of the Chryseobacterium lactis genome and encodes:
- a CDS encoding helix-turn-helix domain-containing protein translates to MEKSEILKSVGNKIKEIRLSKGFSQLDLVGKMEGNIDVTNISRIEQGRTNPTVYTLFRIADALEIHPKEFFDIEITEA
- a CDS encoding JAB-like toxin 1 domain-containing protein codes for the protein MKRIVLTGCVLLTGITQAQVKKTQLKPTSEKKWINPVKLTKEERSRPYMDEVLKTRDTLTPEEAERRRKNIAVGNPFKKYGYYPKIATLSKGKYLEFHDMDTVVNIGSIKYNKKTKEITEFREIDLSDPDAQPYLDTAGRWFSPDPLSEEYSSWSPYNMVMNNPISNIDPDGRQVFTDFKLLQDGTVTRVDPNDGSEKRNDDRLFATDKKGNVTNTAPVIVDKAKPNDGSIISSLATDYGLAEPRYPKGINFGRTTNPTDAANVFMFAAKNSDVEWGLEAFQVGKGVSYTVFTGHDDDSTPPNFFNQSPSKSLFNIHSHKDVNGPSPINGQTNGDYGISRGGDNYYYRTTGKTDYPSHYLYYAPSKGKSNLWMYHWRNKDIYKKDLGTSTINLKNLGK
- a CDS encoding tetratricopeptide repeat protein, which codes for MKKYLSHKTISFISLVFVWLSSGIVKAQNNQFYNDSYQTIDNMLNNKQKYSFKEAVFSVENAYYQGKLDTVQLNNEIRFLTKFAKTIVANRDLTYKQSDKDRVSKYAAIYSIMCQTLPIAVKDTVIQYKPFNYDFNDVFGHNDITNLFVSKLLATKKGNCNSMPYLYKILAEELGETANLALAPNHVYIKHQIKSDGWYNTELTSGMFPQDSWLMASGYIHLDAIKNGVFMKALNDKESLALCLFDLAQAYNRNFPGNDGEFVLKAVNRAIEVYPNFAKALILRAETHKEQFTKLMDKYNLKTDNPQNLKIIQQKDSTAKELMELMTQEYGHIYDIGYRQMPEEMYLDWLVSLRTERDKYENKKLMNNFTK